A single region of the Polymorphum gilvum SL003B-26A1 genome encodes:
- a CDS encoding IS481 family transposase, which yields MGQSSTARQASPRDAASKVAQQRLSVLELARELGNVAEACRQRGMDRTSFYEWKRRFQTQGFDGLKDLPPIHKSHPQTTAPEVVDRIKELALAHPAYGCNRHEAMLALEGVRVSSITIQKILNESGLGTKVERWLALEAQNAETAIEITPEQAAFLEKLNPCFRERHVESSAPGELLSADTFFVGSLKGVGKVYLHAVVDTFGSYAFGFLHVSKQPEAAVAVLHNDVLPFYRHLDLPVKAVLTDNGREFCGTDRHPYELYLDLNGIEHRRTKVKTPKTNGFVERFNGTVLDEFFRVKMRETFYETVEALQADLDAWLVHYNTERPHLGYRNQGRRPVETVMSFVSQEG from the coding sequence ATGGGACAATCATCAACAGCAAGGCAGGCCTCGCCTCGTGATGCCGCCAGCAAGGTGGCGCAGCAGCGTTTGAGCGTGCTTGAGCTGGCGAGGGAACTCGGCAACGTCGCCGAGGCCTGCCGTCAGCGAGGCATGGACCGGACCAGCTTCTACGAGTGGAAGCGCCGGTTTCAGACGCAAGGGTTCGACGGGCTGAAGGACCTGCCGCCGATCCACAAGAGCCATCCGCAGACGACGGCGCCCGAGGTGGTGGACAGGATCAAGGAGCTTGCGCTGGCGCATCCCGCCTATGGCTGTAATCGGCACGAGGCGATGCTGGCGCTGGAAGGTGTCCGGGTGTCGTCGATCACCATCCAGAAGATCCTCAACGAAAGCGGCCTCGGCACCAAGGTCGAGCGCTGGCTGGCGCTGGAGGCACAGAACGCCGAGACGGCCATCGAGATCACGCCCGAACAGGCCGCCTTCCTGGAGAAGCTGAACCCCTGCTTCCGGGAAAGGCACGTGGAATCAAGCGCGCCGGGCGAGCTCCTGTCGGCCGACACGTTCTTCGTGGGCAGTCTCAAGGGCGTCGGCAAGGTCTATCTGCACGCCGTGGTCGATACCTTCGGCAGCTACGCCTTCGGCTTCCTGCACGTCTCCAAGCAGCCCGAGGCGGCGGTCGCAGTACTGCACAACGACGTGCTGCCCTTCTACCGCCATCTCGATTTGCCGGTGAAAGCCGTGCTGACCGACAATGGCCGCGAGTTCTGCGGGACGGACCGGCATCCTTACGAGCTCTATCTCGACCTCAATGGCATCGAGCACCGCCGCACGAAGGTGAAGACGCCAAAGACCAACGGCTTCGTCGAGCGCTTCAACGGCACGGTGCTGGACGAGTTCTTCCGGGTGAAGATGCGCGAGACTTTCTACGAGACCGTCGAAGCCCTGCAGGCCGATCTCGACGCCTGGCTCGTCCACTACAACACAGAGCGCCCGCATCTGGGCTACCGCAACCAAGGCAGACGGCCTGTCGAAACCGTCATGTCATTCGTTAGCCAAGAAGGTTAA
- a CDS encoding FkbM family methyltransferase: protein MTEATAGLDFLHTVEERRIPTFRLDDVAALDCVDLFKIDIQGYEFEVMKNARRTLADTLAVYTEVEFQSVYLGQPLFDRIFALLTEADFILQDIVNQQRLLGKNCHEAMPFLHATRLFWADAGFVKTLGGLTPDRMIRQAAVSHFVFRWFDHAFDMLSACDRAQGSGFSGQYRDLFA, encoded by the coding sequence GTGACGGAGGCGACCGCCGGCCTCGATTTCCTTCACACGGTGGAAGAGAGGCGGATCCCGACCTTTCGTTTGGACGACGTGGCGGCGCTCGACTGCGTCGACCTGTTCAAGATCGACATCCAGGGCTACGAGTTCGAGGTGATGAAGAACGCCAGGCGGACGCTGGCCGATACACTGGCGGTCTACACCGAGGTCGAATTCCAGAGCGTGTATCTGGGCCAGCCTCTGTTCGATCGGATTTTCGCACTCCTGACCGAGGCGGACTTCATTCTGCAGGATATCGTCAACCAGCAGCGGCTGCTGGGCAAGAACTGCCACGAGGCGATGCCGTTCCTCCACGCCACCCGTCTGTTCTGGGCCGATGCCGGCTTCGTCAAGACACTCGGGGGCCTCACGCCGGACCGGATGATCCGGCAGGCGGCCGTGAGCCATTTCGTCTTCAGGTGGTTCGATCATGCCTTCGACATGCTGAGTGCCTGCGACCGGGCGCAGGGAAGCGGCTTCTCCGGACAATATCGCGACCTGTTTGCCTGA
- a CDS encoding LysR family transcriptional regulator: protein MDAITRMRCFLQVVESNGFSAAAREMGRSKALVSKYIGELEDELGVRLLNRTTRQISLTEVGEAYYKEAADILQRIDDLQASVQSTHREARGRLRVSAPRSMGDGLLNRAVMEFLVAEPEITLDLRLDDRFVDLVEEGFDVAIRVTDLEDSSLIARKIAPFRTVIVATPEVIAAHGVPQVPADLAQRPCIVDTNYRFKANWAFMVDGERISVPVKGRVEVNSASAARDAALCNLGFLRTPLMFVNADIEAGRLVAMLEAYELDGPAIYAVYPHRRHLSGKVRSFVDFLSGWAAERRKSGEDCPG, encoded by the coding sequence TTGGACGCCATAACCCGCATGCGCTGCTTCCTGCAGGTCGTCGAGAGCAACGGCTTTTCCGCTGCCGCCCGGGAAATGGGCCGCTCGAAGGCGCTGGTATCGAAATACATCGGCGAACTGGAAGACGAACTCGGCGTCCGCCTGCTCAACCGCACGACGCGTCAGATCTCGCTGACCGAGGTGGGTGAGGCCTACTACAAGGAAGCAGCCGACATACTTCAGCGGATCGACGACCTGCAGGCCTCGGTACAGTCCACCCATCGGGAGGCACGCGGGCGCCTGCGTGTTTCGGCGCCGCGCTCCATGGGCGACGGGCTGCTCAACCGGGCGGTGATGGAATTCCTGGTCGCCGAGCCGGAGATCACACTGGACCTGAGGCTCGACGACCGGTTCGTCGATCTGGTCGAGGAGGGATTCGACGTCGCCATCCGGGTGACGGACCTGGAGGATTCCAGTCTGATCGCGCGCAAGATCGCGCCGTTCCGGACGGTCATCGTGGCAACGCCCGAGGTGATCGCCGCCCATGGCGTGCCTCAGGTCCCGGCGGATCTGGCGCAGCGGCCCTGTATCGTCGACACCAACTACCGATTCAAGGCCAACTGGGCCTTCATGGTCGACGGCGAACGGATCAGCGTGCCGGTGAAGGGCCGAGTCGAGGTCAACAGCGCCTCGGCGGCCCGCGACGCCGCGCTGTGCAACCTCGGCTTCCTGCGCACGCCGCTGATGTTCGTCAACGCCGACATCGAGGCCGGGCGGCTCGTTGCGATGCTGGAAGCCTATGAACTGGACGGCCCGGCCATATATGCCGTCTATCCGCACCGCCGTCACCTGTCCGGCAAGGTACGCTCCTTCGTCGATTTCCTGTCCGGTTGGGCCGCTGAGCGCCGCAAGTCCGGCGAAGACTGTCCGGGCTGA
- a CDS encoding DUF1007 family protein: MNSLRRTLVRGLVAAALLCVPLVPAGAHPHVFVEARTQLVFDDSGGAVAVHQVFRFDDAYTAFAIQGFDTDGDGIFSSEELADLAKVNVDSMEEYGYFTFGDNARVELDFRKPETYWLEVVEVALQDYWAMKPEDIAAIREDAARSGETAMQSVQLLELHFTLPLKEPTDASRPITLDVYDPTYYVDFRFARGEEALGLRNAPDAGCSIERREPPELDSATAAALASIGPDQRDLPPELQDAAASQVNQMIVTCAGMPGVAAQPAEMPAAAVDMPALEGGVRLRTLAGADDGAATAPGASVGMADRLFGTVARLQSEFYQKLVAALRAFRSNSDAAWLLAGLSFAYGIFHAAGPGHGKAIIASYVLASGDTLKKGVALSFVSAFAQALTAILLVGAAAVVFRLTSIAIQDTARWLEIGSYALVTALGAWLLWVKALRPMLAGATTGGHHHHHHHDHAHDQDRHHHGHGDPSHDHDHAPDGVCSSCGHIHAPTPEMLKEELTVGRAASIVLAIGLRPCSGALIVLVFALSQGMIVAGIGSTLAMALGTGITVAALATLAVGAKGAAVRFFGGDSVWAVRLHRAIEIVAAAVVFLLGATLLIATLGWG, translated from the coding sequence TTGAATTCGCTGCGCAGGACGCTGGTCAGGGGGCTGGTGGCGGCGGCTTTGCTATGCGTGCCGCTCGTGCCGGCCGGTGCGCATCCGCACGTGTTCGTCGAGGCGCGCACGCAGCTCGTGTTCGACGACAGCGGTGGCGCCGTCGCCGTGCATCAGGTGTTCCGCTTCGACGACGCCTATACCGCCTTCGCGATCCAGGGCTTCGATACCGATGGCGACGGCATCTTCAGCAGCGAGGAACTGGCCGACCTCGCCAAGGTCAACGTCGACAGCATGGAGGAATACGGCTACTTCACCTTCGGCGACAACGCGCGCGTGGAGCTGGATTTTCGCAAACCGGAAACCTATTGGTTGGAGGTGGTCGAGGTCGCGCTTCAGGACTACTGGGCGATGAAGCCGGAGGACATCGCGGCGATCCGCGAGGATGCCGCGCGTAGCGGCGAGACGGCGATGCAGAGCGTGCAGCTGCTTGAGTTGCATTTCACCCTGCCGCTCAAGGAGCCGACCGACGCGAGCCGACCGATCACGCTCGACGTCTATGACCCGACCTACTACGTCGATTTCCGCTTCGCCCGGGGCGAGGAAGCGCTCGGCCTGCGCAACGCGCCGGATGCGGGTTGCAGCATCGAGCGGCGCGAGCCGCCGGAACTTGACAGCGCGACGGCGGCCGCCCTCGCGTCGATCGGTCCCGACCAGCGTGACCTGCCGCCCGAGCTTCAGGACGCGGCCGCCTCCCAGGTCAACCAGATGATCGTCACCTGCGCAGGGATGCCCGGTGTAGCCGCCCAACCGGCTGAGATGCCTGCCGCCGCTGTGGACATGCCGGCGCTCGAGGGAGGCGTCCGCTTGCGGACGCTGGCGGGCGCGGACGATGGCGCGGCAACCGCGCCGGGCGCGTCCGTCGGCATGGCCGACCGCCTCTTCGGCACCGTCGCGCGGCTGCAGTCGGAGTTCTACCAGAAGCTGGTCGCCGCCCTGCGTGCCTTCCGCTCCAACTCCGATGCGGCCTGGCTTCTGGCCGGCCTGTCCTTCGCTTACGGCATCTTCCACGCCGCCGGCCCGGGCCACGGCAAGGCGATCATCGCGTCCTACGTGCTGGCCAGCGGCGACACGCTGAAGAAGGGTGTTGCGCTATCCTTCGTCTCCGCCTTCGCCCAGGCGCTGACCGCGATCCTTCTGGTCGGCGCTGCGGCCGTAGTGTTCCGCCTCACCTCCATCGCCATCCAGGACACGGCGCGCTGGCTTGAGATCGGCTCCTACGCGCTGGTGACGGCGCTCGGCGCCTGGCTGCTCTGGGTCAAGGCGCTGCGGCCGATGCTGGCCGGCGCCACGACCGGCGGCCATCACCATCACCATCACCATGATCACGCTCACGATCAAGACCGCCATCATCATGGTCACGGTGATCCGTCCCATGATCACGATCACGCGCCGGACGGCGTCTGTTCCTCCTGCGGCCACATTCACGCGCCGACGCCGGAGATGCTGAAGGAGGAACTGACGGTCGGCCGTGCGGCCTCGATCGTCCTCGCCATCGGGCTGAGGCCCTGCTCCGGAGCGCTGATCGTGCTGGTGTTCGCCCTGTCGCAGGGCATGATTGTCGCGGGCATCGGTTCGACGCTGGCGATGGCGCTCGGCACCGGCATCACCGTCGCGGCGCTCGCCACGCTCGCCGTCGGCGCCAAGGGTGCGGCGGTGCGTTTCTTCGGCGGGGACAGCGTCTGGGCAGTGCGCCTGCACCGGGCGATCGAAATCGTCGCCGCAGCCGTGGTGTTCCTGCTCGGGGCGACGCTCCTGATCGCCACCCTCGGCTGGGGCTGA
- a CDS encoding nitrile hydratase accessory protein, whose amino-acid sequence MKAPELSSDAVSVITDTMPGLPRDGDTPVFREPWEARVFSMTVKAHEAGLFSWSEWTRALGAEIARAGTTDGGEDYYRHWLAAFERLVSEKGVASSEALEETRRAWDRAARATPHGQPIVLAR is encoded by the coding sequence TTGAAGGCGCCTGAGCTTTCTTCCGATGCGGTCAGCGTGATCACCGACACCATGCCGGGCCTGCCGCGCGACGGCGACACCCCGGTATTCCGCGAACCCTGGGAGGCCCGCGTCTTCTCGATGACCGTCAAGGCCCACGAAGCCGGGCTGTTTTCGTGGAGCGAATGGACCCGGGCGCTCGGAGCGGAGATTGCCCGCGCCGGAACGACCGATGGCGGCGAAGACTATTATCGCCACTGGCTGGCGGCGTTCGAACGCCTGGTCTCCGAGAAGGGCGTGGCTTCGTCCGAGGCACTGGAGGAGACCCGGCGGGCCTGGGACCGCGCCGCCCGCGCGACGCCCCACGGCCAGCCGATCGTGCTCGCGCGCTGA
- the nthB gene encoding nitrile hydratase subunit beta, with translation MNGAQDLGGMMGFGPVQPEPHEPPFHAEWERRAFAITLAMGAAGSWSLDASRFARESLPPARYLTSSYYQIWLAGLERLLEERGLVGADEIATGHALTPPKPVRRVLKAADVAATLGRGGPVDRPPTAPARFAVGDAVLARNMHPEGHTRLPRYVRGRAGVVEAIHGCHVFPDSNAAGRGEQPSWLYGIAFRGRELWGEGTDPRLVVRVDLWEPYLEGA, from the coding sequence ATGAACGGCGCCCAGGATCTCGGTGGCATGATGGGCTTCGGGCCGGTCCAGCCGGAACCGCACGAGCCGCCGTTCCATGCCGAATGGGAACGGCGGGCGTTCGCCATCACCCTCGCCATGGGGGCGGCCGGATCCTGGTCGCTCGACGCTTCGCGCTTCGCCCGCGAGAGCTTGCCGCCGGCACGGTATCTGACGTCGAGCTACTATCAGATCTGGCTCGCAGGCCTTGAGCGTCTGCTCGAGGAACGTGGGCTGGTCGGTGCCGACGAGATCGCCACTGGGCACGCCCTGACCCCGCCCAAGCCGGTCAGGCGCGTGCTGAAAGCGGCAGACGTCGCCGCCACACTCGGCCGCGGCGGCCCGGTCGACCGTCCGCCGACGGCGCCCGCCCGCTTCGCCGTCGGTGATGCGGTGCTGGCAAGGAACATGCACCCTGAAGGACACACCCGGCTCCCGCGCTATGTGCGTGGGCGTGCCGGCGTGGTCGAGGCGATACACGGCTGTCATGTCTTTCCCGACAGCAACGCCGCGGGTCGGGGCGAACAGCCCTCCTGGCTGTATGGCATTGCCTTCCGGGGCAGGGAGCTGTGGGGCGAGGGCACCGATCCCCGGCTCGTCGTGCGGGTCGACCTGTGGGAGCCCTATCTTGAAGGCGCCTGA
- the nthA gene encoding nitrile hydratase subunit alpha yields the protein MARDHDHDHDHPHDHSELSETEVRVRALETVLTEKGYIDPAALDELIETYETRVGPKNGARVVARAWSDPAFRTWLLEDATAAIRSLGYIGRQGEHMVAVENTATTHNLVVCTLCSCYPWPVLGLPPVWYKSPAYRSKAVRDPRGTLADFGVALPEETEIRVWDSTAEVRYLVVPMRPAGTEGWSEEALAGLVSRDSMIGTGLALAPGRTGEMKP from the coding sequence ATGGCCCGCGATCACGACCATGACCACGACCATCCGCATGACCATTCCGAACTATCGGAAACGGAGGTTCGGGTCCGGGCGCTAGAGACCGTCCTGACCGAAAAGGGCTATATCGATCCGGCCGCGCTGGACGAACTGATCGAGACCTACGAAACGAGGGTGGGGCCGAAGAACGGTGCCCGGGTCGTCGCCAGGGCCTGGAGCGATCCGGCGTTCCGGACCTGGCTGCTGGAGGATGCGACCGCGGCGATCCGCTCACTCGGCTATATCGGCCGCCAGGGCGAGCACATGGTCGCGGTCGAGAACACCGCAACAACGCACAATCTGGTCGTCTGCACACTGTGTTCCTGCTATCCGTGGCCGGTGCTCGGCCTGCCTCCGGTCTGGTACAAGTCGCCCGCCTACCGGTCGAAAGCCGTGCGCGACCCGCGCGGCACCCTGGCCGATTTCGGCGTCGCCCTGCCCGAAGAGACCGAAATCAGGGTCTGGGATTCGACCGCCGAAGTGCGCTATCTGGTCGTGCCGATGCGCCCAGCCGGAACCGAGGGCTGGAGCGAGGAGGCGCTTGCCGGCCTCGTCTCGCGCGACAGCATGATCGGCACAGGCCTCGCCCTGGCGCCCGGCCGCACCGGGGAGATGAAGCCATGA
- a CDS encoding gamma-glutamyl-gamma-aminobutyrate hydrolase family protein yields the protein MTKPLVLVTADVKAVDGYRWHAATSTYLEAVLKGSNAIPMILPSLGAAIDLDAALDRVDGVLATGSRSNVNPDLYGGEASEANGPYDPDRDATTLPLLRRAIERGIPVLAICRGMQELNVAMGGTLLTEIQDMEGRHDHRAPASDVQDERFAIAHPIEIRAGGALHAALAADSVEVNSLHRQALGDLGRNLVVEARAEDGTIEAVSVKEAPGFVLATQWHPEYWIACDGPSQKLFGAFGRAVEAYRLSRCASLAAE from the coding sequence ATGACGAAACCCCTGGTTCTGGTCACCGCGGACGTGAAGGCCGTCGACGGCTACCGTTGGCATGCCGCCACATCCACCTATCTGGAAGCGGTTCTGAAAGGTAGCAACGCGATTCCGATGATCCTGCCGTCGCTCGGCGCCGCCATCGATCTCGACGCCGCACTCGACCGCGTCGACGGCGTGCTCGCGACCGGGTCACGCTCCAACGTCAATCCCGACCTTTATGGCGGCGAGGCGAGCGAGGCGAACGGGCCCTACGACCCGGACCGCGACGCCACCACGCTGCCGCTGCTGCGCCGGGCGATCGAACGCGGCATCCCGGTTCTGGCGATCTGCCGCGGCATGCAGGAACTCAACGTCGCCATGGGTGGCACGCTCCTCACCGAGATCCAGGATATGGAGGGCCGGCACGACCATCGCGCCCCGGCGTCGGACGTCCAGGACGAGCGCTTTGCAATCGCCCATCCGATCGAGATCCGTGCAGGCGGGGCGCTTCACGCCGCGCTTGCCGCCGACAGCGTCGAGGTCAATTCCCTGCACCGCCAAGCGCTCGGCGACCTCGGACGCAACCTCGTCGTCGAGGCCCGCGCAGAGGACGGCACGATCGAGGCGGTGTCGGTGAAGGAGGCACCGGGCTTCGTGCTGGCAACGCAGTGGCATCCCGAGTACTGGATCGCCTGCGACGGCCCGTCGCAGAAGCTGTTCGGCGCCTTCGGACGCGCCGTCGAAGCCTATCGCTTGTCCAGGTGCGCCAGCCTCGCCGCCGAATAG
- a CDS encoding response regulator transcription factor: protein MTSTQTQRPIRILLADDHELVRAGIRTRLEEVDNLLIVGEAFDGRQALEMAGSLVPDIVLMDISMPVMNGLEATEAIRRRYPHMSVLVLSIYDNPEYVRGVMQAGARGYLLKDISAREMINAVTAIADGGYYFSSKVGPTLMEARPSCSGVDRYGLTEREREVLQGVARGQANKEIAKALGISVRTVESHRLNIRDKVGSGNAAHLYRIAQELQLV, encoded by the coding sequence ATGACATCGACACAGACCCAACGTCCGATCCGAATACTTCTGGCGGACGATCACGAACTGGTCCGGGCCGGGATCCGCACCCGCCTGGAGGAAGTCGATAACTTGCTCATCGTCGGCGAGGCGTTCGACGGACGCCAAGCGCTCGAAATGGCCGGATCGCTGGTCCCCGACATCGTGCTGATGGACATATCCATGCCGGTGATGAACGGCCTCGAGGCAACGGAGGCGATCCGGCGACGCTATCCGCACATGAGCGTTCTGGTCCTGTCAATCTATGACAATCCGGAATACGTGCGCGGCGTGATGCAGGCCGGAGCCCGCGGCTACCTGCTGAAGGACATTTCCGCGCGCGAAATGATCAATGCAGTCACAGCCATCGCCGATGGCGGCTATTATTTCTCCTCCAAGGTCGGGCCGACCCTGATGGAGGCCAGGCCCAGTTGTTCGGGCGTCGATCGTTACGGCCTCACCGAGCGCGAGCGGGAAGTCCTGCAGGGCGTTGCACGCGGACAGGCGAACAAGGAAATCGCCAAGGCACTCGGCATCAGCGTCCGCACCGTGGAATCCCATCGGCTTAACATCCGCGACAAGGTCGGCAGCGGCAACGCCGCCCATCTCTACCGGATCGCCCAGGAACTCCAACTCGTCTGA
- a CDS encoding cache domain-containing protein, whose product MTFKTKLFVITVLPLVAVSILVGAITAFQASRLIEVQTSTVEQRILASKRQELQNTVALALTSIKILYDHEPGGRQAAQEEAKRILHDVTFGEDGYFFVYLRDGTNIVHPKLPHLVGNKWWDLQDPKGDFVIRNLMLAAQSGGGFHRYIWDKPSIGVEAEKLGYAVMLDKWDWMLGTGLYIDDIAQQVDAIRADFTANVRQTLLVIFLITMVAILLILSAVATVSFSEQKFADGKLKELTHRIVDIQEQERKRVSSELHDSISQLLVSVRYGIEMIHSKAAGTLDLQRQAENCLRILDDAISEVRRISKDLRPSVLDDMGLAAALVSLAKDFESQSGITVRVSTERCRARLSDSAKTGLYRVVQEALTNVAKHAAADEVRIALSAGVKDLTLSIEDNGVGLPSPIPTANGLGIRNMLERVETHGGTMTMSRLPLGGTAIRVTMPLATSNGPVEAA is encoded by the coding sequence GTGACATTCAAGACAAAACTGTTCGTTATTACCGTCCTTCCGCTGGTTGCGGTGTCGATCCTGGTGGGTGCGATCACCGCCTTTCAGGCGTCCCGCCTCATCGAAGTCCAGACATCTACCGTGGAGCAGAGAATCCTGGCCAGCAAGCGCCAAGAGCTCCAGAACACGGTCGCGCTGGCCCTGACCTCGATCAAGATCCTCTACGACCACGAGCCCGGCGGCCGGCAGGCCGCGCAGGAGGAAGCCAAGAGGATCCTGCACGACGTCACCTTCGGCGAGGACGGCTATTTCTTCGTCTATCTGCGCGACGGCACCAACATCGTGCATCCGAAGCTGCCGCATCTGGTCGGTAACAAGTGGTGGGACCTGCAGGATCCGAAAGGCGACTTCGTCATCCGCAACCTGATGCTCGCGGCACAATCGGGTGGTGGCTTCCACCGCTACATCTGGGACAAGCCGAGCATCGGCGTCGAGGCGGAAAAACTTGGCTACGCGGTGATGCTCGACAAATGGGACTGGATGCTGGGAACCGGACTTTACATCGACGACATCGCCCAGCAGGTCGACGCGATCCGGGCCGACTTCACCGCCAACGTTCGCCAGACCCTGCTGGTCATCTTCCTGATCACCATGGTCGCCATTCTTCTCATCCTCAGTGCCGTGGCCACGGTGAGCTTCTCCGAACAGAAGTTCGCGGACGGAAAGCTGAAGGAACTCACCCATCGCATCGTCGACATCCAGGAACAGGAACGCAAACGCGTCTCCAGCGAGCTTCACGACAGCATTTCCCAGTTGCTCGTGTCCGTACGCTACGGCATCGAAATGATCCATTCCAAAGCCGCCGGCACCCTGGACCTGCAGCGGCAGGCGGAGAACTGCCTGCGCATCCTGGACGATGCGATCAGCGAAGTGCGCCGGATTTCCAAGGACCTGCGCCCGAGCGTGCTCGACGACATGGGGCTGGCTGCGGCGCTGGTCAGCCTGGCCAAGGATTTCGAGTCGCAATCGGGAATCACAGTCCGCGTCTCGACCGAGCGGTGCCGCGCCCGCCTTTCGGATTCGGCCAAGACCGGTCTCTACCGGGTCGTGCAGGAAGCCCTGACGAATGTCGCCAAGCATGCCGCTGCCGACGAAGTGCGCATCGCCCTGTCGGCAGGGGTGAAAGATCTCACGCTGTCGATCGAGGACAACGGCGTCGGCCTGCCCTCGCCGATCCCGACGGCCAACGGCCTCGGCATCCGCAACATGCTGGAACGGGTGGAGACGCATGGCGGCACGATGACCATGTCGCGACTGCCGCTCGGGGGAACAGCCATTCGCGTCACCATGCCGCTTGCCACTTCCAACGGACCCGTTGAAGCGGCATGA
- a CDS encoding TRAP transporter substrate-binding protein — MDRRSFIKNAGIGAGSAVVAGSLAAPAIAQARTDMVIVSTWPRDMPGLGISAQRLAARIGELTEGRINVQYFAAGERVGAFDSFDEVASGNAQAYIGADYYWKGKHPAWGYFTAVPFGLTYTEFDAWIKYGGGQELWDELADQFGLKNFNAGNTGVQMGGWFNKEIETADDLKGLKMRIPGLGGDVMAKLGASPVSLPGGQIYENLVSGAVDATEWVGPWNDYFMKFYEAAKYYYYPGMHEPGSALALGMNKSWFSKLSSIDQMIIEAACNEENAKAMAEANANNGAYLDKLINEHGVVLKKFSDEVYDAFGEASEAVFDETVQHSDLARRTHESFAKARSEIGRWMLLADTGYTEQRNRVLGITV, encoded by the coding sequence ATGGATCGCCGTTCGTTTATCAAGAATGCAGGTATCGGTGCGGGCAGTGCCGTGGTTGCAGGCTCGCTGGCCGCGCCGGCCATAGCCCAGGCACGCACCGACATGGTGATCGTGTCCACTTGGCCGCGCGACATGCCGGGTCTCGGCATCTCCGCGCAGCGCCTCGCCGCCCGCATCGGCGAACTGACCGAAGGTCGCATCAACGTCCAGTATTTCGCCGCCGGCGAGCGCGTCGGTGCGTTCGACTCCTTCGACGAGGTCGCTTCCGGCAACGCCCAAGCCTATATCGGCGCCGACTACTACTGGAAGGGCAAGCATCCCGCCTGGGGCTATTTCACCGCGGTTCCCTTCGGCCTGACCTACACCGAGTTCGACGCCTGGATCAAGTACGGCGGTGGCCAGGAACTGTGGGACGAACTCGCCGACCAGTTCGGCCTGAAGAACTTCAATGCCGGCAACACCGGCGTGCAGATGGGCGGCTGGTTCAACAAGGAGATCGAGACCGCCGACGACCTCAAGGGCCTGAAGATGCGCATCCCGGGCCTGGGTGGCGACGTCATGGCCAAGCTCGGCGCGTCGCCCGTATCGCTGCCGGGCGGCCAGATCTACGAAAACCTGGTGTCGGGTGCCGTCGACGCGACCGAGTGGGTCGGTCCGTGGAACGACTATTTCATGAAATTCTACGAGGCCGCCAAGTACTACTACTATCCGGGCATGCACGAGCCGGGTTCCGCGCTGGCGCTCGGCATGAACAAGTCCTGGTTCTCCAAGCTGTCATCGATCGACCAGATGATCATCGAGGCCGCCTGCAACGAGGAGAACGCCAAGGCGATGGCCGAGGCGAACGCGAACAACGGCGCCTATCTCGACAAGCTGATCAACGAGCATGGGGTCGTGCTGAAGAAGTTCTCCGACGAGGTCTATGACGCTTTCGGCGAGGCTTCCGAAGCCGTGTTCGACGAGACTGTCCAGCACAGCGACCTGGCGCGGCGGACCCACGAGAGCTTCGCCAAGGCGCGCAGCGAGATCGGCCGCTGGATGCTGCTCGCCGACACCGGCTACACCGAGCAGCGCAACCGCGTTCTGGGTATCACCGTCTAA